Proteins encoded together in one Flavobacteriales bacterium window:
- a CDS encoding DUF4924 family protein yields the protein MNERLRQERQDNVAAYVVRMWHLEDVLRAVQFDPDAIRTRLVEPMDVDDEQKRLAQAWYTDLAERMVQQGLSRQGHLPEVTEAITDLEALHHALLNVLEDPAYVRRYIDAREDIDSLNRQREDEEPAGVVETCFTGLYGVMLLRAQGRAVSEATSAADGRIRALLEALSTHYRHMRKLPGVSLN from the coding sequence ATGAACGAACGCCTCCGCCAGGAGCGGCAGGACAACGTGGCCGCCTACGTGGTGCGCATGTGGCACCTGGAGGATGTGCTGCGCGCGGTGCAGTTCGACCCCGATGCCATCCGCACCCGGCTGGTGGAACCCATGGACGTGGATGACGAGCAGAAGCGTCTTGCCCAGGCGTGGTACACCGACCTGGCCGAGCGCATGGTGCAGCAGGGCCTGAGCCGCCAGGGCCATCTGCCCGAGGTGACCGAGGCCATCACCGACCTGGAGGCGCTGCACCACGCGCTGTTGAACGTGCTGGAGGACCCCGCCTATGTGCGCCGCTACATCGATGCGCGCGAGGACATCGACAGCCTGAACCGTCAGCGTGAGGACGAAGAGCCCGCGGGCGTGGTGGAGACCTGCTTCACCGGCCTGTACGGCGTGATGCTGTTGCGGGCCCAGGGGCGCGCGGTGAGCGAGGCCACCAGCGCCGCCGACGGCCGCATCCGCGCCCTGCTCGAAGCCCTCAGCACCCACTACCGCCACATGCGGAAGCTGCCCGGCGTCAGCCTCAATTGA
- a CDS encoding OmpH family outer membrane protein produces the protein MDRKLGPILIGWNVILTALIAWALLGRGAPGTPEAPSNATDSSAVALIAPPDTGALVDARIAYFFMDSVQERYELVKERGNAFRNEGKRLEGNLQSELAKAQGRYEELMRKDHTYSTQAEVKADEQEVQALMARIQDMQARGERQMAEMEVRMLEEISNEIMAFLTDYNKAAGHDYIFSVQSGGQIWVGNPSLNITEQVIAGLNARHRNARPSATQQPPAAKPATAP, from the coding sequence ATGGACCGCAAGCTCGGACCGATCCTCATCGGCTGGAACGTCATCCTCACCGCCCTCATCGCCTGGGCCCTGCTCGGCCGCGGCGCGCCCGGCACGCCCGAGGCCCCCTCGAACGCCACGGACAGCAGCGCCGTCGCCCTCATCGCCCCGCCCGACACCGGCGCGCTGGTGGACGCCCGCATCGCCTATTTCTTCATGGACTCCGTGCAGGAGCGCTACGAACTGGTGAAGGAACGCGGCAACGCCTTCCGCAACGAGGGCAAGCGGCTGGAGGGCAACCTGCAGAGCGAACTGGCCAAGGCCCAGGGACGCTACGAGGAGCTCATGCGCAAGGACCACACCTACAGCACCCAGGCCGAGGTGAAGGCCGACGAACAGGAGGTGCAGGCGCTGATGGCCCGCATCCAGGACATGCAGGCCCGCGGCGAACGCCAGATGGCCGAGATGGAGGTGCGCATGTTGGAGGAGATCAGCAACGAGATCATGGCCTTCCTCACGGACTACAACAAGGCCGCCGGTCACGACTACATCTTCAGCGTGCAGAGCGGTGGACAGATCTGGGTGGGCAACCCGTCCCTGAACATCACCGAGCAGGTGATCGCCGGGCTCAACGCCCGCCACCGGAACGCGCGCCCGAGCGCCACACAGCAGCCCCCGGCCGCCAAGCCCGCGACCGCCCCATGA
- a CDS encoding T9SS type A sorting domain-containing protein, with protein MNRTLTLFGLLIPLAASAAQGGPDTYGYTWKDSNEPGGPVFNWIDITGTGFQVTGLADDNVVGPFAMFTNMPFYWYDRKDVWIGSNGYIAFNSTNIASPFPNIPQAGGANDYIAGLTADLTFTGAGNPGQCWVYDTPDTTIFSWVSVPFWSATPPTWTGSNTFQIILNKLDSTITVQILEQTGFTQNNDLLLGIECISGDIGLQHSADVYPVGNYAIRYTAPQVPLLAITDGAVRFVGANGSRGVSLQRNGPAHPLVMQVRNTGNQPLSNITAQAQVFTPNNLLAVSDQVTIASLVPGADSLITFPIAFAPSTNGTHRYVGTISGIPNELVTTNNTLTQELAVYDTTLAVQQVRWNGGTDDGIGIGWNGGNGGVGVYLDRPPFSPCYVTGYTIRLVNNLTPVGMYLKVFADDGPNGSPGTRIDSIYVQPANAVAGDQVHAVGAPFLWDQGGLYVQWYMGGNSINIAQDITAPFSLHTYEVLDNVWAEYRDRETTDFHLGLRVEQLPVYDVGCSGFFGVVDGQVVTQPTIVRTWVKNSGNQAASGFPVNYRFAAEPVVTQAFPSTLQPGDSLLFTFTQALLPTSTQTGALCAWSAWSSDITTGNDTVCVNLDVVAGIAEQAYALLDVRPNPASDRVTLSGYGTGGGTVDLVDLSGALVRRWTLGAGDNATLSLDGVAPGTYLYQVTAPDRRFTGKLVVHR; from the coding sequence ATGAACCGGACCCTGACCCTCTTCGGACTGCTCATCCCCCTGGCCGCCTCGGCCGCACAAGGCGGACCCGACACCTACGGCTATACCTGGAAGGACAGCAACGAGCCCGGCGGACCGGTGTTCAACTGGATCGACATCACCGGCACCGGCTTCCAGGTGACCGGCCTGGCGGACGACAACGTCGTGGGCCCCTTCGCGATGTTCACGAACATGCCGTTCTATTGGTACGACCGCAAGGACGTGTGGATCGGCAGCAACGGCTACATCGCCTTCAACAGCACGAACATCGCCTCGCCGTTCCCCAACATCCCCCAGGCGGGCGGGGCCAACGACTACATCGCCGGCCTCACGGCCGACCTCACCTTCACCGGGGCCGGCAATCCCGGCCAGTGCTGGGTGTACGACACGCCGGACACCACCATCTTCTCGTGGGTCAGCGTGCCCTTCTGGAGCGCCACGCCGCCCACATGGACAGGCAGCAACACCTTCCAGATCATCCTGAACAAGCTCGACAGCACCATCACGGTGCAGATCCTGGAGCAGACGGGCTTCACCCAGAATAACGACCTGCTGCTGGGCATCGAGTGCATCAGCGGCGACATCGGCCTTCAGCACAGCGCCGATGTGTACCCCGTGGGCAACTACGCCATCCGCTACACCGCGCCGCAGGTCCCCCTGCTGGCCATCACCGATGGTGCCGTGCGTTTCGTGGGCGCCAACGGCAGCCGCGGCGTGAGCCTCCAGCGCAACGGACCCGCCCACCCGCTGGTGATGCAGGTGCGCAACACCGGCAACCAACCGCTGTCCAACATCACCGCCCAGGCGCAGGTGTTCACGCCCAACAACCTGCTGGCCGTGAGCGATCAGGTGACCATCGCGAGCCTGGTCCCGGGCGCCGACAGCCTCATCACCTTCCCCATCGCCTTCGCCCCCAGCACGAACGGTACGCACCGCTATGTGGGCACCATCAGCGGCATCCCCAACGAGCTGGTGACCACCAACAACACCCTCACCCAGGAGCTGGCCGTGTACGACACCACGCTCGCGGTGCAGCAGGTGCGGTGGAACGGCGGCACCGATGATGGCATCGGCATCGGCTGGAACGGCGGCAACGGCGGCGTGGGCGTCTACCTGGACCGCCCGCCCTTCAGCCCCTGTTACGTCACCGGCTACACCATCCGCCTGGTGAACAACCTCACCCCGGTGGGCATGTACCTCAAGGTCTTCGCCGATGACGGCCCCAACGGAAGCCCCGGCACCCGGATCGATTCGATCTACGTGCAACCCGCCAACGCCGTGGCCGGCGATCAGGTGCACGCCGTGGGCGCCCCCTTCCTCTGGGACCAGGGCGGCCTCTACGTGCAGTGGTACATGGGCGGCAACAGCATCAACATCGCCCAGGACATCACCGCGCCCTTCAGCCTGCACACCTATGAAGTGCTGGACAACGTGTGGGCCGAGTACCGCGACCGCGAGACCACCGACTTCCACCTCGGCCTGCGCGTGGAGCAGCTGCCGGTGTACGATGTGGGCTGCAGCGGCTTCTTCGGCGTGGTGGACGGGCAGGTGGTGACGCAGCCCACCATCGTGCGCACCTGGGTGAAGAACAGCGGCAACCAAGCGGCCAGCGGCTTCCCCGTGAATTACCGGTTCGCCGCGGAGCCCGTGGTGACGCAGGCCTTCCCCAGCACCCTACAGCCCGGCGACTCGCTGCTCTTCACCTTCACCCAGGCCCTGCTGCCCACCAGCACGCAGACCGGTGCGCTGTGCGCCTGGAGCGCCTGGAGCAGCGACATCACAACGGGCAACGACACGGTGTGCGTGAACCTCGACGTGGTGGCCGGCATCGCCGAGCAGGCCTATGCCCTGCTGGACGTGCGGCCCAATCCGGCGAGCGACAGGGTGACCCTGAGCGGCTACGGCACGGGCGGTGGCACCGTGGACCTGGTGGACCTGAGCGGCGCCCTGGTGCGGCGATGGACCCTCGGCGCGGGGGACAACGCCACCCTGTCGCTGGACGGCGTGGCGCCCGGCACCTACCTCTATCAGGTGACCGCGCCGGACCGCCGGTTCACGGGCAAGCTGGTGGTCCACCGCTAG
- a CDS encoding T9SS type A sorting domain-containing protein, giving the protein MERTLTLLSLIVMTTAAHGQTLDNTNAVPPVGYNAVINSSTYAPPGNPGPMQTWNFANLTTTASNTVNHVTPASTGYISSFPSATVATSDPSGVFGFFQYTSQGGYLLGYHSTAANVTIPYQNSEQIMKFPCSFNTTWTDNFSSSFTTSGIPASRSGTSTGIADGYGTLVMPYGTVSNVLRVKFTQDYSDDLGAFGVLEYDAETYQWWKPGTGVYLLVVSTLDVVSNGVPSTQQFTSWLNGGPVGLGEGDDPSIGIDLFPNPAAGRTTLRFGSIGGPVQLRLFDHTGRAVLEQSLKAGMGITDHELDLGGLPAGFYQVQLTARDGSTGVKRLVVE; this is encoded by the coding sequence ATGGAACGAACCCTGACCCTTCTTTCGTTGATCGTGATGACCACCGCAGCGCACGGGCAGACCCTGGACAACACGAACGCCGTGCCGCCCGTCGGCTACAACGCGGTGATCAACTCCTCGACCTACGCGCCGCCCGGCAACCCCGGCCCGATGCAGACCTGGAACTTCGCCAACCTGACCACGACCGCGAGCAACACGGTGAACCACGTGACCCCGGCCTCCACCGGGTACATCAGCAGCTTCCCTTCCGCCACCGTGGCCACGAGCGACCCCAGCGGGGTCTTCGGCTTCTTCCAGTACACGAGCCAGGGCGGCTACCTGCTGGGCTATCATTCGACCGCGGCGAACGTCACCATCCCCTATCAGAACTCCGAACAGATCATGAAGTTCCCGTGCAGCTTCAACACGACGTGGACGGACAACTTCAGCTCCTCCTTCACCACCAGCGGCATACCGGCCTCCCGCTCCGGAACCAGCACAGGGATCGCGGACGGCTACGGGACCCTCGTGATGCCCTATGGCACCGTGTCCAATGTGCTCCGGGTGAAGTTCACCCAGGACTACAGCGACGACCTCGGGGCCTTCGGCGTGCTGGAGTATGACGCGGAGACCTACCAGTGGTGGAAGCCGGGCACAGGGGTGTACCTGCTCGTGGTGAGCACGTTGGACGTGGTGAGCAACGGGGTGCCCAGCACCCAGCAATTCACATCATGGCTCAATGGTGGTCCCGTAGGGCTGGGCGAAGGCGACGATCCGTCCATCGGCATCGACCTGTTCCCGAACCCCGCTGCGGGCCGCACCACGTTGCGCTTCGGCAGCATCGGCGGTCCTGTGCAGCTCCGCCTCTTCGACCATACGGGCCGTGCCGTGCTGGAGCAGAGCCTGAAGGCGGGCATGGGCATCACCGACCACGAGCTCGACCTGGGCGGCCTTCCCGCAGGCTTCTATCAGGTGCAGCTCACCGCGCGTGATGGCTCCACCGGCGTGAAGCGCCTGGTGGTCGAATGA
- a CDS encoding PKD domain-containing protein, whose protein sequence is MNFRTNVRTVLHTVLMTAVSAGQPMMAQQTSGTPAHTCGFDQHHRERLLTDAIYQQRLQAYEQQLAHFDMSSRGGGTLFVPVVVHILETGTSITAITDDQVRDGIRWVNERYRKVAGSPGDGNGVDTQIEFALAVRDPNGHCTTGITRHDMTGNPTYMANGVFDAASGISDAAVKAIGVWDQTIYYNIWLVSEFDNNNGGAGTQGYAYFSSSHGQPEDGTIMLVNSYKDPTSITLAHELGHAFNVYHTFEGDANGTVCPPNATCGTQGDRVCDTPPHIRSASDCNLAGTNSCDGNSSNTLFKNNYMDYSGDACQNMFTGGQNTRIQAALTVDRASFLAVNGNLALVPPAAPQLDMAASRTLLCGTGQSVQLFDRSLCIPNTYLTNPGLPGISFAWTITNGLNTYNSTAQNPVFTLGSTGVYNVTLSITTGLGTFNRTENGLVLVTPAPVAACTPTTNNTGNFAQTVNNVSFNGIANATSSINNVAFTDFSCTHNTVVVPGGTYPLAVTIRAGGSAAESLNGYIDYNNNGVFEDPSELVISGNTAANTTSTINANVTIPGGAVTNTLLRMRLYGEAGTLSANERNCLAATFIGDVEDYGVYVSNSVAGVSIAAAPGTTITYGTNVTFTPTPVNGGAVPTYTWYRNGADVGNGATYAANDLLPGETVRCEMFSDLANVLASPAQSNTLTMTVTGPPLSDFTADRTSVCAGGTVTFDDLSLLSPTSWNWSFPGGTPSTSSAANPVVTYNTPGIYAVTLTASNVNGSGSTMTKPGYITVYAVPTTACTVTRTEAPAVNIGIFNVAFHTIDHATAWDGPVMNDYSCTQIAQLQPNTNYPIAVTVGGFNNQWVRVYIDYNGNGLFGDQPDEFVFSPANGTGVRSGSFTTPAAPTTGVLRRMRVITDFVNTTPGPCTSPVQYGQVEEYGVVFTPAPGIAVAPRVHLEGAYNATTGLMSDALRSAGLVPSVEPYSVLGYSFVGGGGESTTAPVLTVTGSDAIVDWVVVELRSDATPTTVLASQAALLQRDGDVVGTDGTSPVSFTQSAGTYRIAIRHRNHLPAMTLNGVALSSSPATVDLTVGTTATFGTDARKSITGTFPALVLWAGDVTFNGQVKYAGGGNDRDPILVRIGGNVPTNTANGYFPEDVNLNGQVKYAGSANDRDPILVNIGGTVPTAVRNAQLP, encoded by the coding sequence ATGAACTTCAGAACGAACGTGCGCACGGTGCTTCATACCGTGCTGATGACCGCCGTATCGGCAGGTCAGCCGATGATGGCCCAGCAGACCTCGGGCACCCCGGCCCACACCTGCGGATTCGACCAGCACCACCGGGAGCGCCTGCTCACCGATGCGATCTACCAACAGCGGCTGCAGGCCTATGAGCAGCAGCTGGCGCATTTCGACATGAGCTCCCGCGGTGGTGGGACCCTCTTCGTGCCCGTGGTGGTGCATATCCTGGAGACGGGCACGTCGATCACGGCCATCACCGACGACCAGGTGCGCGATGGCATCCGGTGGGTGAACGAGCGCTACCGCAAGGTGGCCGGCAGCCCCGGTGATGGCAACGGGGTGGACACCCAGATCGAATTCGCGCTCGCCGTGCGCGACCCCAACGGCCACTGCACCACGGGCATCACCCGCCACGACATGACCGGCAACCCCACCTACATGGCCAACGGGGTGTTCGACGCCGCGTCGGGCATCAGCGATGCCGCCGTGAAGGCCATCGGGGTGTGGGACCAGACCATCTACTACAACATCTGGCTGGTGAGCGAGTTCGACAACAACAACGGCGGTGCGGGCACGCAGGGCTATGCCTACTTCAGCAGCAGCCATGGACAGCCTGAGGATGGCACCATCATGCTGGTGAACAGCTACAAGGACCCCACGAGCATCACCCTGGCGCACGAGCTGGGCCATGCCTTCAACGTGTACCACACGTTCGAGGGGGATGCGAACGGCACGGTGTGCCCGCCGAACGCCACTTGCGGCACGCAGGGCGACCGGGTGTGCGACACCCCGCCGCACATCCGCAGCGCCAGCGACTGCAACCTGGCCGGCACCAACAGCTGCGACGGCAATTCGTCCAACACGCTGTTCAAGAACAACTACATGGACTACTCGGGCGATGCGTGCCAGAACATGTTCACCGGAGGACAGAACACGCGCATCCAGGCCGCATTGACGGTCGACCGGGCCTCCTTCCTGGCGGTGAACGGCAACCTGGCCCTGGTGCCCCCGGCGGCGCCCCAGCTGGACATGGCGGCCAGCCGCACCCTGTTGTGCGGCACCGGTCAGAGCGTGCAGCTCTTCGACCGGTCCTTGTGCATCCCCAACACCTACCTCACCAACCCCGGTCTGCCCGGCATCAGCTTCGCGTGGACCATCACCAACGGGCTGAACACGTACAACAGCACCGCACAGAACCCGGTGTTCACCCTGGGATCGACCGGCGTGTACAACGTCACCCTCAGCATCACCACCGGCCTGGGCACCTTCAACCGCACCGAGAACGGCCTGGTGTTGGTGACCCCCGCACCCGTGGCCGCGTGCACGCCCACCACCAACAACACGGGCAACTTCGCCCAGACGGTGAACAACGTGAGCTTCAATGGCATCGCCAACGCCACCAGCTCGATCAATAACGTGGCCTTCACCGACTTCTCCTGCACGCACAACACGGTGGTGGTGCCGGGCGGCACCTATCCGCTGGCGGTCACGATCCGCGCCGGAGGCAGCGCCGCCGAATCGCTGAACGGCTACATCGACTACAACAACAACGGCGTGTTCGAGGACCCCTCCGAACTGGTGATCTCCGGCAACACGGCGGCGAACACCACGAGCACCATCAACGCCAACGTCACCATCCCCGGCGGTGCGGTGACCAACACGCTGCTGCGCATGCGCCTCTATGGCGAGGCCGGCACACTGAGCGCCAACGAACGCAACTGCCTTGCGGCCACCTTCATCGGCGACGTGGAGGACTACGGAGTGTACGTGAGCAACAGTGTGGCCGGCGTGAGCATCGCCGCCGCCCCGGGCACCACCATCACCTACGGCACCAACGTCACCTTCACCCCCACCCCCGTGAACGGCGGCGCGGTCCCGACCTACACGTGGTACCGCAACGGGGCGGACGTGGGCAACGGCGCCACCTACGCGGCCAACGACCTGCTCCCGGGCGAGACGGTGCGGTGCGAGATGTTCTCGGACCTCGCCAACGTGCTCGCCTCACCCGCCCAGTCCAACACGCTCACCATGACCGTGACGGGCCCGCCGCTGAGCGACTTCACCGCCGACCGAACCAGCGTGTGCGCCGGGGGCACGGTGACCTTCGACGACCTCTCGCTGCTGAGCCCCACGAGCTGGAACTGGAGCTTCCCGGGCGGCACCCCGTCCACCTCCTCCGCCGCCAACCCGGTGGTGACCTACAACACGCCGGGCATCTACGCCGTCACTCTCACCGCCTCCAACGTGAACGGCTCCGGCAGCACGATGACCAAGCCGGGATACATCACCGTGTACGCGGTGCCCACCACGGCCTGCACCGTGACGCGCACGGAGGCCCCTGCGGTGAACATCGGCATCTTCAACGTCGCCTTCCACACCATCGACCACGCCACGGCGTGGGACGGCCCGGTGATGAACGATTACAGCTGCACGCAGATCGCGCAGCTCCAGCCCAACACGAACTACCCGATCGCGGTGACGGTGGGCGGCTTCAACAACCAGTGGGTGCGGGTGTACATCGACTACAACGGCAACGGCCTGTTCGGAGATCAACCGGATGAGTTTGTCTTCTCACCGGCCAACGGCACGGGTGTGCGCAGCGGCAGCTTCACCACCCCGGCGGCGCCCACCACCGGCGTGCTGCGGCGCATGCGCGTGATCACCGACTTCGTGAACACGACACCCGGCCCCTGCACCAGCCCGGTGCAATACGGCCAGGTGGAGGAGTACGGCGTGGTGTTCACCCCCGCGCCGGGCATCGCCGTGGCGCCCCGCGTGCACCTCGAAGGCGCCTACAACGCCACCACCGGCCTGATGAGCGACGCCCTCCGCAGCGCCGGCCTGGTGCCGTCCGTGGAGCCGTACTCAGTGCTCGGCTACAGCTTCGTGGGCGGCGGTGGCGAGAGCACCACGGCCCCGGTGCTCACCGTCACCGGCAGCGATGCCATCGTGGACTGGGTGGTGGTGGAGCTGCGCAGCGACGCCACGCCCACCACCGTGCTGGCCAGCCAGGCCGCCCTGCTGCAACGCGACGGTGACGTGGTGGGCACGGACGGCACCTCGCCCGTGAGCTTCACGCAGAGCGCCGGCACCTACCGCATCGCCATCCGCCACCGCAACCACCTGCCCGCGATGACGCTGAACGGCGTGGCCCTTTCCAGTTCGCCCGCCACTGTGGACCTCACCGTGGGCACCACCGCCACCTTCGGTACCGATGCCCGCAAGTCCATCACCGGCACCTTCCCCGCGCTGGTGCTCTGGGCCGGCGATGTCACCTTCAACGGCCAGGTGAAGTACGCCGGCGGCGGCAACGACCGCGACCCCATCCTGGTGCGCATCGGTGGCAACGTGCCCACGAACACGGCCAACGGCTACTTCCCCGAGGACGTGAACCTCAACGGCCAAGTGAAGTATGCCGGCAGCGCCAACGACCGCGATCCCATCCTGGTGAACATCGGCGGCACGGTGCCCACGGCGGTAAGGAACGCGCAGCTGCCGTAA